A genomic region of Photobacterium swingsii contains the following coding sequences:
- a CDS encoding TnsA endonuclease N-terminal domain-containing protein has product MLEKNHLRDGYLNENHFIDNYLIHRIYRYDKVKAITSFPSIKHPKAQLCESTLEAEVCLVKDFDPRVVKRLTQPFTIDFGDFRYTPDAITRESDGKEYIEEVKPASELEKPQVIKRLREVECRLFRKGINFRVVTDELTSNRLYIANLWQLYRHRSYPHDLTWLSEARAVFGSNCQFGELFRWIGEQRINIASLYYAIAHREVLCDLQTPFNDHMELILNA; this is encoded by the coding sequence ATGCTTGAAAAAAATCACCTAAGAGATGGTTATCTAAACGAGAATCACTTCATTGATAACTACCTTATTCATCGAATTTATCGCTATGACAAAGTCAAAGCGATCACATCATTCCCAAGTATCAAACATCCTAAAGCCCAGCTTTGTGAAAGCACACTTGAAGCAGAGGTTTGCCTCGTCAAAGATTTCGATCCGCGAGTTGTAAAACGTTTGACGCAACCTTTCACTATCGATTTTGGTGATTTTCGTTATACACCTGATGCCATCACTCGTGAGAGTGATGGAAAAGAATACATAGAAGAAGTGAAACCAGCCTCTGAGCTGGAGAAACCTCAGGTGATCAAACGATTACGTGAAGTCGAGTGCCGTTTATTTCGCAAAGGTATTAACTTTCGTGTTGTTACAGATGAACTCACTTCAAACCGACTCTATATAGCAAACCTTTGGCAACTATATCGCCATCGTAGTTACCCTCACGATCTAACTTGGCTTTCAGAGGCGCGTGCCGTTTTTGGTTCTAATTGTCAGTTCGGTGAGCTTTTTCGTTGGATAGGCGAGCAACGTATAAATATCGCATCTCTCTACTATGCTATTGCCCATCGCGAGGTTTTGTGTGATTTGCAGACTCCATTCAATGACCATATGGAGTTGATTCTAAATGCGTGA